Proteins co-encoded in one Stomoxys calcitrans chromosome 5, idStoCalc2.1, whole genome shotgun sequence genomic window:
- the LOC106084058 gene encoding transmembrane protein 234 homolog, which yields MSNLLGLICVGLLWGCTNPFIRLGSEGIENINSGSSSKNLWLELKMIGMRLKYWIPFLLNQMGSVVYVWTLQTSNIIVAVPVANSLTFAFTALTGYCLGEKIPGKNVIIGSLLVCLGSSAMLYDQASRDSSST from the exons ATGAGTAATTTGTTGGGTTTAATATGTGTCGGCCTACTATGGGGTTGCACAAATCCTTTTATACGCCTAGGCAGTGAAGGTATTGAAAATATCAATAGCGGCTCATCTTCGAAAAACCTATGGCTGGAACTAAAAATGATTGGAATGCGTTTGAAATATTGGATACCTTTTTTGTTAAATCAAATGGGTAGTGTGGTTTATGTTTGGACGTTACAAACTAGCAATATTATTGTTGCCGTCCCTGTTGCGAATTCATTGACGTTTGCATTCACTGCCCTCACCGGTTACTGTCTTGGCGAAAAGATACCAGGAAAAA ATGTGATAATTGGTTCTTTGCTGGTCTGTCTTGGCTCTTCGGCAATGTTATATGATCAGGCATCCAGAGATAGCTCTTCAACATAA
- the LOC106084064 gene encoding uroporphyrinogen decarboxylase translates to MKDSKNFPELKNDNVLRAARGEPVDRVPVWVMRQAGRYLPEFQEVRKQHDFFTVCRTPELACEVTMQPLRRFDLDASIIFSDILVIPQAFGMTVEMHPGVGPVFPEPLKTPADLAKLTPDGAVDRLKYVGEALTMMRHMLEGRVPLLGFTGAPWTLMGYMIEGGGSKTMSKAKAWLSDYTEDAKKLLAMLTSAIVDYLEMQVKSGAQMLQVFESSAEHLTKDDFMKWSMPYLKEINDKLKQRLIEQNIPLVPMTIFAKGAGHSLAEQATLGYEVISLDWTVDPLEARKQVGPNITLQGNLDPQDLYKTPEEVRELATAMVRKFGKSRYIANLGHGITPQTPIVSMEVLVDAVHKAL, encoded by the exons ATGAAAGACAGCAAG AATTTTCCAGAGCTAAAGAATGACAATGTACTGAGAGCGGCACGTGGAGAACCCGTTGATCGAGTACCAGTGTGGGTAATGAGACAAGCCGGTCGTTACCTGCCCGAATTTCAAGAAGTACGCAAGCAACATGATTTCTTCACCGTTTGCCGTACACCGGAATTAGCATGTGAAGTTACTATGCAACCACTAAGACGATTCGACTTAGATGCCTCCATTATATTCTCAGATATTTTGGTTATACCACAAGCATTCGGAATGACTGTGGAAATGCATCCAGGAGTG GGTCCTGTTTTTCCTGAACCTTTGAAAACACCTGCCGATCTGGCGAAGCTTACACCCGACGGAGCTGTGGACCGCCTAAAATATGTGGGCGAAGCGCTTACTATGATGAGGCATATGTTGGAGGGTAGAGTTCCTTTATTGGGTTTCACAGGAGCTCCT TGGACATTAATGGGCTACATGATCGAAGGAGGCGGCAGCAAAACAATGTCCAAAGCTAAAGCTTGGTTAAGTGACTACACAGAGGATGCCAAAAAGTTATTGGCTATGCTTACATCAGCTATTGTTGATTATCTGGAAATGCAAGTTAAGTCTGGAGCCCAAATGCTACAAGTATTTGAGTCTTCAGCAGAGCATTTAACCAAAGACGATTTTATGAAATGGTCTATGCCCTATTTAAAGGAAATCAATGACAAATTGAAGCAACGTctaatagaacaaaatattcctTTAGTTCCTATG aCAATATTTGCCAAAGGTGCTGGCCATTCTCTGGCAGAACAGGCCACATTAGGCTATGAAGTCATTAGCTTGGATTGGACGGTTGACCCCTTGGAAGCACGAAAACAGGTGGGACCCAACATTACTCTGCAAGGTAATTTGGATCCTCAAGATTTATACAAAACACCCGAGGAAGTCAGGGAATTGGCTACCGCCATGGTTCGTAAATTTGGAAAATCTCGTTATATAGCGAATTTGGGTCATGGCATAACACCACAAACACCAATCGTTAGCATGGAAGTGTTGGTAGATGCAGTTCACAAGGCCTTGTAG
- the LOC106084071 gene encoding death-associated protein 1 — protein sequence MADEEQPQLLAGHPPAVKAGGMRIVQHKTHSNERPAKDAEDCTGLTQPVSVNTMSVSGAPVKGHVDYTTEAVQVAHSPKPPTFVPAKPNINIQQPRK from the exons ATGGCCGATGAAGAGCAGCCACAACTTCTAGCTGGACATCCCCCCGCAG TTAAAGCCGGAGGAATGCGTATTGTGCAGCATAAAACCCATAGCAATGAACGCCCTGCCAAGGATGCAGAGGATTGCACTGGACTGACA CAACCTGTTAGTGTGAATACCATGTCGGTGAGTGGTGCGCCCGTTAAGGGTCATGTCGATTACACCACTGAAGCTGTACAGGTGGCACATTCCCCTAAACCACCAACTTTTGTGCCTGCCAAACCCAACATAAATATTCAACAACCTCGCAAGTGA